AAAAGCCTGATCAGCCTTGCGCCAATTACTTTGCCTCAGATACAGACGTCCCAATATCGACCAAGAGTTACCATCGTAAGGATTAACTCTCACAGTTTTCTCTGCCCATTGCCGTGCCTGCAACGTATCATTGGCATTCAGATAGGTTTCGGTCATCAGTGCATAAGTATTGGGGAGTGCAGGCCATCGCTTCAAGATATATTGCAAATCATGACGTGTCTGCTGTACCTCATGCTGATAATAGCGTGAAAGCGCCCTGTTAAACCAATACTCTTTATTATCCGGATCCAAGGCGATTGCTCTGTCATAGTCGTGGATTGCATCCACATATGACCGTAAGACAATTCGATTATTGGCACGTTCACGAAACAGTTCGTGTACGTAGGGATTAAGTTTTACAGCTTGATTAAAATCCTCTTCTGCACCGGTATAGTCGCCAAGTCGCTGTTTGGCTATACCACGATAAAACCAAGCTCTATATAAATAAGGCCTGTTGGAAATGATATTGTTGCAATGTTGAATAACGACTACATAGTCTCTATTGTCCAATGCAGTAGCACTGACATCAAGCAAACGCTCTGTGTTGTATTGTGAATACGCAGCAAAATGCACCGTAACCACTATTGCAAACAATGTCAGCAGTCGCTTCATCATTTGCAAACATTACTTATGAGCCACTTTAGTTCGGTAAGCACAACGGAACTTACCTTTCATCATTGCCTTGAGTTTGCTGAAAATCATTTGCTTTCGGAGAGGGGGAATACGATCAATGAACATTTTTCCCTCTAAATGATCAAATTCATGTTGCATCACTCGTGCAAGGAAACCATCAATCCACTCATCGTGTTCGACAAAATCTTCATCCTGATATTTCACGTGGATACGCGTCGGACGGGTCACTTTTTCAGAAAGTCCGGGCAGGGACAGACACCCTTCTTCCATCGTTTCTTTGGGGGAGTCTTCATCAAATTCGAGAATATGCGCATTGATGAATGCCTTTCTGAGCCCCTTGTATTCAGGGTAGTCATCACTCAAGACATCAAGGTCAATAACCACAACACGGATATCCTTGCCTATCTGTGGGGCCGCCAACCCAATACCGTTGCTTGCAGTCAGCGTCTCAAACATATCTGCAATGAGTTCTTTCAGCTGAGGATAATCAGCTGTTATATCCTGCGCAACCTTCCTCAATACAGGTTGGCCATATATATATATAGGTAATATCATGAATTAATCTTATTTTCTATTTAACATCGAGTGCCTGTACTGCATGTAATCCTGCAAGATAATCGTTGCAGAAATCTCATCTATCAAGCCTTTATTTTCTTTTCTGACCTTTTTCCTAACCCCACTGTCAATGACAACTTGATGGGCTATAACCGATGTGAAGCGCTCATCGTAATACTCTATGGGGATGTTTGGCACGAGCTTACGCCAGCGATTGACAAACTGCTCCACACGTGCAAGGTTTTCGCTGGGTCGGCCGTCCGGCTGTGTAGGTCGGCCTATAACAATCCGTTCTACCGGCTCTTTTGCAATGTAGTCTTTAAGATAGTCTATAAGAGAAGATGTAGAAACAGTGGCCAATCCATTTGCAATAATCTGCAATGAATCGGTCACTGCCAATCCCGTACGCTTTTTACCGTAATCTATAGAAAGTATACGTGCCATATCATTAAACTATTCTCTACTGAGGATAGTTACTTGTTTATTTCTTGAATAGCAACCAAGCATCTGAGTATTTA
The nucleotide sequence above comes from Segatella oris. Encoded proteins:
- the def gene encoding peptide deformylase; translation: MILPIYIYGQPVLRKVAQDITADYPQLKELIADMFETLTASNGIGLAAPQIGKDIRVVVIDLDVLSDDYPEYKGLRKAFINAHILEFDEDSPKETMEEGCLSLPGLSEKVTRPTRIHVKYQDEDFVEHDEWIDGFLARVMQHEFDHLEGKMFIDRIPPLRKQMIFSKLKAMMKGKFRCAYRTKVAHK
- the ruvX gene encoding Holliday junction resolvase RuvX; its protein translation is MARILSIDYGKKRTGLAVTDSLQIIANGLATVSTSSLIDYLKDYIAKEPVERIVIGRPTQPDGRPSENLARVEQFVNRWRKLVPNIPIEYYDERFTSVIAHQVVIDSGVRKKVRKENKGLIDEISATIILQDYMQYRHSMLNRK